The Coffea eugenioides isolate CCC68of chromosome 8, Ceug_1.0, whole genome shotgun sequence genome has a segment encoding these proteins:
- the LOC113780772 gene encoding serine carboxypeptidase-like 2 — MIKKWVPTIDREIVGSFPKSDCHSNVSDKATSQTLSLAPISNMFLSCIWFLELLLLSLLFNVNSAQTIVKSLPGYPGELPFKLETGYVSVGKNDTVQLFYYFIESERDAVRDPLVLWLTGGIGCSAFSGLVYEIGPLNFDAESYNGSLPSFILNPYSWTKIANIILLDLPVGTGFSYATTSQGYLSSDTKSTNDAYMFLQKWLLNHPKFINNRLYIAGDSYGGKIAPMVVLEITKGNEAGLTPHMSIEGYLIGNPAMNVPKDENWRVPYAHRLALISDEYYERAKSSCDGEYMNPNPNNAECQFALQLIKQCTSNICLSHILEPICKFRAPKLDGLKWDLTYFEEDPNDILLPSSDQENPKCRFTDYVLSYVWMNNPGVREALQIRKGTKEKWKRCNGSLPISYDQDVTSVFDHHQVLSTKGYQALVYSGDHDMMIPYIGTLQWIRDLNLTLEEDWRPWFLNGQIAGYTLKYQFQEDQCYLTFATVKGGGHTAPEYKPKECFAMIDRWFSYYPL; from the exons ATGATAAAGAAATGGGTTCCTACCATTGATAGAGAAATCGTTGGCTCATTTCCAAAATCCGATTGTCATTCAAACGTTTCAGACAAAGCAACATCTCAAACG CTTTCGTTGGCTCCAATTTCAAACATGTTCCTCAGTTGCATTTGGTTTCTTGAGTtgcttcttctttctcttctctttAACGTTAATTCGGCACAAACCATCGTGAAGAGTTTACCAGGTTACCCCGGAGAACTACCATTCAAGCTTGAGACTGG ATATGTGAGCGTGGGCAAAAATGATACCGTGCAGCTATTCTACTACTTCATTGAGTCTGAGAGAGATGCCGTCAGGGATCCTCTTGTGCTTTGGCTCACTGGTGGCATTGGTTGCTCTGCTTTCTCTGGTCTTGTTTATGAAATAG GTCCTTTGAATTTTGATGCCGAATCTTACAATGGAAGCTTACCTTCATTTATTCTGAATCCTTATTCGTGGACAAAG ATAGCCAACATTATCCTTTTAGACTTGCCTGTTGGCACCGGATTCTCCTATGCAACTACTTCTCAAGGTTACCTCTCCTCAGACACTAAATCAACAAATGACGCTTACATGTTTCTGCAAAAG TGGCTGTTAAATCATCCCAAATTTATCAACAATCGCCTTTACATTGCCGGTGACTCCTATGGAGGGAAAATTGCTCCCATGGTCGTTTTAGAAATAACAAAAG GTAATGAGGCTGGATTGACGCCACATATGTCAATCGAG GGATACTTGATTGGCAACCCTGCAATGAATGTTCCGAAGGATGAGAATTGGAGAGTCCCATATGCTCATCGTCTGGCGCTCATATCAGATGAGTATTACGAG CGGGCAAAAAGTAGCTGTGATGGGGAATACATGAATCCAAACCCGAACAATGCAGAATGCCAGTTTGCTCTTCAGCTTATTAAACAG TGTACCAGCAATATATGCCTTTCTCATATTTTGGAACCAATATGCAAATTTAGAGCACCAAAACTAGATGGACTCAAATGGGATCTAACATATTTTGAAGAAGATCCAAATGACATTCTCCTCCCCTCATCCGATCAAGAAAATCCAAAGTGTCGC TTTACTGATTATGTGCTGTCCTATGTATGGATGAACAACCCAGGTGTCCGAGAAGCTCTTCAAATTCGAAAA GGCacaaaggaaaaatggaaaaggtGCAATGGGAGCTTACCAATATCATATGACCAAGATGTGACAAGTGTATTTGACCATCATCAGGTTCTTAGCACAAAAGGATATCAAGCTCTGGTGTACAG TGGTGATCATGATATGATGATTCCCTACATTGGCACACTCCAATGGATACGTGATCTGAATCTTACTCTTGAGGAGGATTGGCGACCTTGGTTTCTCAATGGTCAAATTGCAGG GTACACATTGAAGTACCAGTTCCAGGAAGATCAGTGCTATCTCACGTTTGCAACTGTCAAG GGTGGAGGTCACACCGCTCCAGAATACAAGCCAAAAGAATGTTTTGCCATGATCGACCGGTGGTTCTCTTATTATCCTTTGTAG